The Nitrospira tepida genome includes a window with the following:
- a CDS encoding pyruvate ferredoxin oxidoreductase: protein MYNVAQVIDEKCTAKKGCRLCIMYCPEANCLDLNVSKMVAEVTIERCKGCELCVVVCNAAKHQAIEMVAVSADGTLMSKKGESAALGQAYQG from the coding sequence ATGTATAACGTAGCCCAAGTGATCGACGAAAAATGCACCGCCAAGAAGGGATGCCGGCTGTGCATTATGTATTGTCCGGAGGCCAACTGCCTGGACCTCAATGTCAGCAAAATGGTCGCGGAGGTCACCATCGAGCGGTGCAAGGGCTGCGAGCTCTGCGTCGTGGTTTGTAATGCGGCCAAGCACCAGGCGATCGAGATGGTGGCGGTCAGCGCCGACGGCACGCTCATGTCCAAAAAGGGAGAATCCGCCGCCTTGGGTCAAGCCTACCAAGGTTGA
- a CDS encoding 2-oxoacid:acceptor oxidoreductase family protein yields MIKKRLNIRMSGLGGQGAVTAAHVMAMAANRDGKFSISNPFFGAEKRMAPAESYCRIGIERIYDRGELVFPDVIEVFHPQVITMGKSYTMPFYSGIKEGGVVIINSDVPLLSEEDIERLKDLNVATLYIPGTQIALEIAGTELSTNMTMIGSVAGITKCVTMEALDGALQERFGKKFVASGGTASLDEAIKKKFAKKEMLLQKNLATVRRAYEIGAEWAEKNKVELRVGNPAVAA; encoded by the coding sequence ATGATTAAAAAACGACTGAATATCCGAATGTCTGGTTTGGGCGGGCAGGGCGCCGTCACGGCCGCGCATGTCATGGCGATGGCGGCCAATCGGGACGGGAAGTTCTCGATCTCCAATCCGTTCTTCGGCGCGGAGAAGCGGATGGCGCCGGCGGAAAGCTATTGCCGCATCGGCATCGAGCGGATCTACGACCGGGGCGAGCTGGTCTTCCCCGACGTCATCGAGGTGTTCCATCCCCAGGTGATCACGATGGGGAAGAGCTACACGATGCCCTTCTATTCCGGCATCAAGGAAGGCGGCGTGGTGATCATCAATTCCGACGTGCCGCTGCTGTCCGAGGAAGACATCGAGCGGCTCAAGGATTTGAACGTCGCCACACTCTACATCCCGGGCACCCAAATCGCGCTGGAAATCGCCGGCACGGAGCTTTCCACGAACATGACCATGATCGGCTCGGTGGCTGGCATCACCAAGTGCGTGACGATGGAAGCCCTCGACGGGGCGCTCCAGGAGCGGTTCGGCAAGAAGTTCGTCGCCTCGGGCGGCACGGCCTCCTTGGACGAGGCCATCAAGAAGAAGTTTGCGAAGAAGGAAATGCTGCTCCAGAAGAATCTGGCCACTGTTCGGCGGGCCTATGAGATCGGAGCGGAGTGGGCCGAGAAAAACAAGGTGGAACTGCGGGTCGGAAATCCGGCGGTCGCGGCGTAA
- a CDS encoding thiamine pyrophosphate-dependent enzyme, translating into MSKERIKIAPELFDIMPPEYQDLVQRSTYGKEDRGWKDIGNSKELIEQHSLCAGCPESMAFRYILASLPAPEDTVMVGSTGCTSLVFPMVAVHNIHSLFGNQNAIASGLKRALTVRFPGKVKDVVVLAGDGATVDIGLDMTLQAWFRQEKFTTICFDNELYANTGGQESGLMQKGFVAKMAPVGKLFDKVRLPEIARESGCHYVVNCTVSKPSLVEKVIRNAVMIAREIGPTYLQLYTPCILEIGKNSMEGLQEMRDSEKPTERFAYKEYISEPAKQFLAEMAAKEKEKKAAAKQLAGQQA; encoded by the coding sequence ATGAGCAAAGAGCGGATTAAGATCGCACCGGAACTCTTCGATATCATGCCGCCGGAGTATCAGGATCTCGTCCAGCGATCCACCTATGGAAAAGAAGACCGCGGATGGAAGGACATCGGCAACTCCAAGGAGTTGATCGAGCAACATTCCTTGTGCGCCGGCTGTCCGGAATCCATGGCCTTCCGGTACATTCTCGCCTCTTTGCCGGCTCCCGAGGACACGGTCATGGTCGGGTCCACCGGCTGTACGAGCCTCGTGTTCCCCATGGTGGCCGTCCACAACATCCACTCGCTGTTCGGCAACCAGAACGCCATCGCCTCCGGCTTGAAGCGGGCCCTGACGGTCCGCTTTCCGGGCAAGGTCAAGGATGTAGTCGTGCTGGCGGGCGACGGAGCGACGGTGGACATCGGATTGGACATGACCTTGCAGGCCTGGTTCCGCCAGGAAAAGTTCACCACGATCTGCTTCGACAACGAGCTGTACGCCAACACCGGCGGCCAGGAGAGTGGGCTGATGCAGAAGGGCTTCGTCGCCAAGATGGCGCCGGTGGGCAAGCTGTTCGACAAGGTGCGGTTGCCGGAAATCGCCCGCGAATCGGGCTGCCATTACGTGGTGAATTGCACGGTGAGCAAGCCCTCGCTCGTCGAGAAAGTCATCCGCAACGCCGTCATGATCGCCCGGGAGATCGGACCGACCTATCTGCAACTCTATACGCCCTGCATTCTGGAGATCGGCAAGAACAGCATGGAGGGCCTCCAGGAAATGCGGGATTCCGAGAAGCCGACCGAGCGGTTCGCCTACAAGGAGTACATCAGCGAGCCGGCCAAGCAATTCCTGGCCGAGATGGCCGCCAAGGAGAAGGAAAAGAAAGCCGCCGCCAAGCAATTGGCCGGGCAGCAGGCCTAA
- a CDS encoding transketolase C-terminal domain-containing protein, which translates to MADVKSLIGTQNKKGQTYTDPWKMMHEAPRTPSFYTGSEVIKEAIRRASCDVMIAYPITPQSEAAALIGELFAEGYIGDYFRGESEFAVMSQCAGAAFGGARVFTTTAGPGTMRAMENFPMWAGARLPIQMIVTCRGINSPLSIQPDTLEISYLLNTGMLVWHAETAQDFFDWILKGYMVSEEPDVHLPLALCCDGFFVTHTKDVVQLTPADMCLPPYDPYRSPVPCMDMECPPVRMMRDPFVMKSNYISYATHASWQQEVWAAVERSRKHTSHWINGLIDAENTDADVMIVSSGTAVSQGREAIRLLEDEGVRCGLVKVKALRPWPGEEIREATKHAKHIFVPEFNVTGWLAKEIRATIPNSDRVHAGPHVCGGMTMPPEIIVSEIKTALGMKTFSLAGRGS; encoded by the coding sequence ATGGCTGACGTCAAATCCCTGATCGGGACACAAAATAAAAAAGGGCAGACCTACACTGACCCGTGGAAGATGATGCACGAGGCGCCTCGCACCCCGTCGTTCTACACGGGCAGCGAGGTGATCAAGGAGGCCATCCGCCGCGCCAGTTGCGACGTGATGATCGCCTACCCCATTACGCCGCAGTCGGAAGCGGCGGCCTTGATCGGGGAATTGTTTGCAGAGGGTTATATCGGCGATTACTTCCGTGGAGAGAGCGAGTTTGCCGTCATGTCGCAATGTGCCGGCGCCGCATTCGGCGGAGCCCGCGTCTTCACGACCACCGCGGGACCGGGCACCATGCGCGCAATGGAAAACTTCCCCATGTGGGCCGGCGCGCGGCTGCCGATCCAGATGATCGTGACCTGTCGGGGCATCAACTCCCCGTTGTCGATCCAGCCCGATACGCTCGAGATCTCCTACCTGCTTAATACCGGTATGCTCGTCTGGCACGCCGAGACCGCCCAGGACTTCTTCGATTGGATTCTGAAGGGCTACATGGTGTCCGAGGAGCCCGATGTGCATCTGCCGCTGGCCCTCTGCTGCGACGGCTTCTTCGTCACGCATACGAAGGACGTCGTGCAACTGACGCCGGCCGATATGTGCCTGCCGCCCTACGATCCCTACCGCTCGCCCGTCCCCTGCATGGATATGGAATGTCCGCCGGTCCGGATGATGCGCGATCCCTTCGTGATGAAGAGCAATTACATCAGCTACGCCACCCATGCCAGTTGGCAACAGGAGGTGTGGGCGGCGGTGGAGCGCTCGCGCAAGCATACGAGTCACTGGATCAACGGCCTCATCGATGCGGAGAACACGGACGCCGACGTGATGATCGTGTCGTCGGGCACGGCAGTCTCTCAGGGACGGGAAGCGATCCGCCTGTTGGAAGACGAGGGCGTTCGGTGCGGTCTCGTGAAAGTGAAAGCGCTGCGCCCCTGGCCGGGCGAGGAAATTCGCGAAGCGACCAAGCACGCGAAGCATATTTTCGTGCCGGAGTTCAACGTCACCGGCTGGCTGGCGAAAGAGATCCGGGCGACGATTCCGAACAGCGACCGCGTCCACGCCGGTCCCCATGTCTGCGGCGGGATGACCATGCCGCCGGAAATCATCGTGTCGGAAATCAAGACCGCGCTCGGGATGAAGACCTTCTCCCTCGCCGGACGCGGCAGTTGA
- a CDS encoding carbon monoxide dehydrogenase beta subunit family protein, whose amino-acid sequence MSEYRVLPGPEHFLPPAAASMGIVLPNPGEAHINGVIVPEEKAMEEAARQFLMARVPTIFPGPLVLWAWNEKAAKKAAAVRHLYETIKECVTPEQKAMLIPMPDYRPKYPKINPEIEINPNHPNLTIWHNKIDACMFVGVHCHQANLSLKIIRGGTSCYTIAMCAQAGHEDAMLSFRDATVEKILRLAEWVKRLKGSVTVRKTAGRSTASN is encoded by the coding sequence ATGAGCGAATATCGTGTCTTACCAGGCCCAGAGCATTTCTTGCCTCCCGCCGCCGCATCCATGGGCATCGTCCTGCCGAATCCGGGAGAAGCCCATATCAACGGCGTCATCGTCCCGGAAGAAAAGGCCATGGAGGAGGCGGCACGGCAGTTTCTCATGGCCCGCGTTCCGACGATCTTCCCCGGCCCGTTGGTGCTGTGGGCCTGGAATGAAAAGGCGGCGAAAAAGGCGGCGGCGGTCCGGCACCTGTATGAAACGATCAAGGAATGTGTCACGCCCGAACAAAAGGCGATGCTCATTCCCATGCCCGACTATCGTCCCAAGTACCCGAAAATCAATCCTGAAATCGAGATCAACCCGAACCACCCGAATCTGACGATCTGGCACAACAAGATCGATGCCTGCATGTTCGTGGGCGTACATTGCCACCAAGCGAACCTGTCGCTCAAGATCATCCGTGGCGGCACGTCCTGTTATACGATCGCCATGTGCGCCCAGGCTGGTCACGAGGACGCGATGCTGTCGTTCCGCGACGCGACGGTTGAAAAAATCCTGCGTCTCGCGGAGTGGGTCAAGAGATTGAAAGGCTCAGTCACCGTGCGCAAAACGGCCGGGCGCAGTACGGCATCCAATTAA